CATAAACACGGCAATCACTTGCAGTAACAGCCGCATTAGACGTCCGGACAGCGGGATATGGCCGCATACCTCGCAGACATCGGACTGAATAATACGGAGCACCACTCTCTGGTTTCCACCACATTTTTCGCATTTCAAAACCATATCTTCGAAAACGAAAAATGCCGCCGAGGGATCAAAAATATTTCAGAATTGCAGACATAAAAAGGGGCAGTGACTCTATGAGGGTACTATAAAGGGGTCAGGACTCTTTGATTATAGAGTCCTGACCCCTTTTTCTATCCGAATCATTTGAAAGGTCAGGTATCTATAATCCACATCGCCCGTCACCTGATCACACTATGAATCGTCACCCGCCGCCTGATCCGAATCGCTCTTTCTGCTGTTTCCCCGTGGGCGATGTAAACCATAAAGGGCTCGTTGGAATACCGGCGTTAAAAACGCGCCAATCACGGCGGCGAACAGGATCACTCCTAAGATCGCGTAGAGTGTCACAAACAGTTTGCCGCCGAATGTGACGGGGCGATCGACGGGACCGTTTCCGGTGACGACCAGAGAGGCGTTCAGACAAGCATCCATCCAGCCCAGCCCTTCCAGGTAATGAAAGCCGACAGCTCCCGCGATCAGAGCGATGCCGTCAACCAGCACAGCACCACCCAGAAAGAGGGCAATCCGATATAGAAAACGGAGACGCGGCGAATGAATGTGGCGGGGCGATTTCAACATTGTTTCATACTTCCATGCATTTGACGAGTTTTATCGTCTCAAAACGATTCGAACATCCTGGCGATCAGCAGCGCGACGGATTGACTCTCGCCGTTCCTTGATCGATGTTTTTCGACTCAGTATCGAAATTCACGGCTATGATTTCAGTTTTTTCCACTTCTGGCAAGAGCAGAGACCGCGGATCAAGGTAAAAGCGGGAAACCTGATTTTTCAC
This genomic interval from Gimesia alba contains the following:
- a CDS encoding potassium channel family protein is translated as MLKSPRHIHSPRLRFLYRIALFLGGAVLVDGIALIAGAVGFHYLEGLGWMDACLNASLVVTGNGPVDRPVTFGGKLFVTLYAILGVILFAAVIGAFLTPVFQRALYGLHRPRGNSRKSDSDQAAGDDS